A genomic segment from Glycine soja cultivar W05 chromosome 18, ASM419377v2, whole genome shotgun sequence encodes:
- the LOC114397031 gene encoding uncharacterized protein LOC114397031, whose amino-acid sequence MACPEGKKVSFGIYTLVEEAEYWWENTRQCLDAEGQEVTWDVFKRVFLEKYFLEDVTNKKEMEFLELKQGNMTVAEYAAKFEELVRYFPHYQGRDGESSKCVKFLNGLRPDGVRQFPLLVNMCRIRDEDSHDRASYYKSTGPMKNKKNGPQHRGKPYSTPPKQYGNRPNNQRTATTGLVGGSGSKPNTFPTQITCYRSLG is encoded by the exons ATGGCATGTCCAGAAGGGAAAAAAGTTTCTTTTGGTATATATACTCTAGTGGAAGAAGCTGAGTATTGGTGGGAGAATACTCGCCAATGCCTAGATGCTGAAGGTCAAGAGGTGACTTGGGATGTCTTCAAGAGGGTGTTTTTGGAGAAATACTTTCTTGAGGATGTTACGAATAAGAAAGAGATGGAGTTCTTGGAGCTCAAGCAGGGAAACATGACTGTAGCTGAATATGCAGCCAAGTTTGAGGAGCTGGTGAGGTACTTTCCCCATTATCAAGGGAGAGATGGTGAAAGTTCCAAGTGTGTGAAGTTTCTGAATGGCTTGCGACCTGAT GGTGTCCGTCAGTTTCCACTCTTGGTTAACATGTGCCGAATTCGGGATGAAGACTCTCATGATAGAGCAAGCTATTATAAGAGTACAGGTCCaatgaagaacaaaaagaatggaCCTCAACATCGGGGAAAGCCGTACTCGACCCCTCCCAAGCAATATGGTAACCGCCCCAACAATCAGAGGACTGCTACAACGGGGTTGGTGGGGGGTAGTGGTAGCAAACCCAATACTTTCCCCACTCAAATCACTTGTTACAGATCACTTGGTTAA
- the LOC114396359 gene encoding uncharacterized protein LOC114396359 — translation LLSERAQTLIARSLLGQDKFDRCFTRPFTFLIQTYIVVVIPSSAFPNSSQKFTKPFQKLCFSMATSPKETSSPGSPSVPSSPSSTKAPSNQEQPEFHIQPTQMIPGQAPVPEKLVPKRQQGVKTSENPSLATSPREVDTEMDKKIRNIVSNILKNASVPDADEDVPTSPTPNVSVPDADKDVPTSSTPNAEVLPSPSEEESTDEEDQATEETPAPRAPEPAPGDLIDLEEVESDEEPIANKLAPGIAARLQGRKGKTPITRYGRIKTMAQKKSTPITPTTSRWSKVAIPSKKRKEISSSDSDYDVELDVPDIKRAKKSGKKVPGNVPDAPLDNISFHSIGNVERWKFVYQRRLALERELGRNALDCKEIMDLIKAAGLLKTVTKLGDCYESLVREFIVNIPSDITNRKSDEYQKVFVRGKCVRFSPAVINKYLGRPTEGVVDIDVSEHQIAKEITAKRVQHWPKKGKLSAGKLSVKYAILHRIGAANWVPTNHTSTVATGLGKFLYAVGTKSKFNFGNYIFDQTVKHSESFAVKLPIAFPTVLCGIMLSQHPNILNNIDSVMKRESPLSLHYKLFEGTHVPDIVSTSGKAAASGAVSKDALIAELKDTCKVLEATIKATTEKKMELERLIKRLSDSGIDDGQAAEEEEAAEEEEEAAEEEEDAAEDTESDDDDSEATP, via the coding sequence ctgttatctgaacgtgctcaaacgttaatagcgcgttctctactgggccaagacaaattcgaccgttgcttcacacgtccctttacattcctcattcaaacttatattgtcGTGGTAATCCCGTCTTCAGCATttcccaacagctctcagaaattcacgaaaccattccaaaagctctgcttctccatggctacctcaccaaaagaaacttcatctcctggttcaccctctgtaccatcatctccatcatccaccaaagcaccatcaaaccaggaacaacctgaattccatatccaacccacacaaatgattcctggtcaagcccctgttcctgagaaactagttcccaaaagacaacagggagtgaagacttctgaaaaccctagccttgcaacaagtcctagggaagtagacacggagatggataagaagatccgcaatattgtgagtaacattctgaaaaatgcttctgtccctgatgctgatgaagatgttccaacatctccgaccccaaatgtttctgtccctgatgctgataaagatgttccaacatcttccaccccaaatgctgaagtcctcccttcacccagtgaagaggaatcaacagatgaagaagatcaagccacagaagagacccctgcaccaagggcaccagaacctgctccaggtgacctcattgacctagaagaagtagaatctgatgaggaacccattgccaacaagttggcacctggcattgcagcaAGATTACAaggcagaaagggaaaaacccccattactaggtatggacgaatcaaaactatggcacagaagaagagcacaccaatcactcctaccacatccagatggagcaaagttgcaatcccttccaagaagaggaaagaaatttcctcatctgattctgattatgatgtcgaactagatgttcccgacatcaagcgggccaagaaatcagggaaaaaggtgcctggaaatgtccctgatgcaccattggacaacatctcatttcactccattggcaatgttgaaaggtggaaatttgtatatcaacgaaggcttgctttagaaagagaactgggaagaaatgccttggattgcaaggagatcatggacctcatcaaggctgctggactgctgaaaactgtcaccaagttgggcgactgctatgaaagtctagtcagggaattcattgtcaacattccctctgacataacaaacagaaagagtgatgagtatcagaaagtgtttgtcagaggaaaatgtgttagattctcccctgctgtgatcaacaaatacctgggcagacctactgaaggagtggtggatattgatgtttctgagcatcagattgccaaggaaatcactgccaaacgagtccagcattggccaaagaaagggaagctttctgcagggaagctaagtgtgaagtatgcaatcctgcacaggattggggctgcaaactgggtacccaccaatcacacttccactgttgccacaggtttgggtaaatttctgtatgctgttggaaccaagtccaaatttaattttggaaactatatttttgatcaaactgttaagcattcagaatcttttgctgtcaaattacccattgccttcccaactgtattgtgtggcattatgttgagtcaacatcccaatatcttaaacaacattgactctgtgatgaagagagaatctcctctatccctgcattacaaactgtttgaggggacacatgtcccagacattgtctcgacatcagggaaagctgctgcttcaggtgctgtgtccaaggatgctttgattgctgaactcaaggacacatgcaaggtgctggaagcaaccatcaaagccaccacagagaagaaaatggagctggaacgcctgatcaaaaggctctcagacagtggcattgatgatggacaagcagctgaggaagaagaagcagctgaggaagaagaagaagctgctgaggaagaagaagatgcagcagaggatacagaatcagatgatgatgattctgaagccaccccatga
- the LOC114397032 gene encoding uncharacterized protein LOC114397032 has translation MGESQSIFAPMTANCKLTKVGSYLFSDPSLYRSVVVAFQYTTVTRLELSYAMNKVCQFMANPMDSYWTTVKCILRYLKSSIRHGLDFKVAFSSQPFTIKALYDANWASDPDDKRSTSGVVIYFSPNLVAWWSKKQQIMARFSTKA, from the coding sequence ATGGGAGAATCACAGTCTATTTTTGCCCCAATGACTGCTAATTGCAAGTTAACCAAAGTTGGCTCATATTTATTCAGTGATCCATCTCTCTATAGGtctgttgttgttgctttcCAATACACAACTGTTACAAGGCTTGAGTTAAGCTATGCTATGAACAAGGTTTGTCAGTTCATGGCTAATCCTATGGACTCTTATTGGACAACTGTTAAATGCATTCTAAGGTACCTTAAAAGCTCTATTCGTCATGGTTTGGATTTCAAGGTTGCTTTTTCCTCTCAGCCTTTTACTATCAAAGCCCTGTATGATGCTAATTGGGCCTCGGATCCAGATGATAAAAGATCTACCTCTGGTGTAGTGATTTATTTTAGTCCTAATTTGGTGGCATGGTGGTCCAAGAAACAACAAATTATGGCTAGATTTTCAACTAAAGCTTAA
- the LOC114397033 gene encoding uncharacterized protein LOC114397033, whose amino-acid sequence MKQEYKALLNNKTWDLVPLPKDRQAVGCKWAFRIKENVDGIVNMFKVKLVAKGFHQVASSDFNETFSPVIKPITIKLIITLAFTNKWDLFQLDVNNAFLNGHLEETIYMQYP is encoded by the coding sequence ATGAAACAAGAGTATAAGGCTCTTCTTAACAATAAAACATGGGATCTTGTTCCTCTTCCCAAAGACAGACAAGCCGTGGGTTGTAAGTGGGCCTTCAGAATTAAGGAGAATGTTGATGGGATAGTTAACATGTTCAAAGTCAAGTTAGTGGCTAAAGGATTTCATCAGGTTGCTAGTTCTGACTTTAATGAAACCTTTTCTCCTGTGATAAAACCTATTACAATCAAGTTGATTATCACTCTTGCTTTCACTAATAAATGGGATTTGTTCCAGCTAGATGTCAACAATGCCTTTTTAAATGGCCATCTTGAAGAGACTATCTACATGCAATATCCATAA